The stretch of DNA attcatgtCACAAAACATGGCACATGTTTGAGTGATTTACTTGGTAGCTAGCTAGTCTATTTCTCTCAAATTGTGTTGGGACCTATCTACCATattccccttttttattttgatatatatatatatttttttgatattttttaacaatgtaaaaagataattttttttttatgaatatcaCAAATCTAAGGTTTagatttgtgaaaaaaattatttcaccaTAAATCGAATCCTCTCTAATTTGTAAGGGTTCGATTTGagaatctttaaaaatttaaacttattttgcaacactaatttttgttaatttttatctcTCAAGTAAATCTGAAGCtcagatttaaaattttaaattaaaataaaaattaatgttcataataaattaaaacacttAATTTTTCCATAACAATAAATAACACAATCAAAAGTTCTATTACTAAAAAAACCANNNNNNNNNNNNNNNNNNNNNNNNNNNNNNNNNNNNNNNNNNNNNNNNNNNNNNNNNNNNNNNNNNNNNNNNNNNNNNNGTATAAGTTATGATAAATATGCGTGTAAATTATGTTAATttatattaacaaattttatatattttatttgtataaatttttataaatataaatataataaattattattattaattaaatattaatttaaaataataatattttctgATCTTgtaatattattgataaaagaatatgtattatttataattttttgaatttatatatttaatatttagttgAACTATAATACAAAATTTACTTCTCATCTCAAACTTGattgaataataaattgaaataatttatctccattaaatatgAGAATACTCACCTAAAATCtctttatctttgataaaaaataaataaataaaatatgagaATACAGAACATTCTAGTATCTATATGTTGGGAGCATTACTATTACACAGTATCTATATCTATTCTACGGCCTAGCTACATGTGACTGTGTAAGTCACCCTAACAcacaaaatttagttttttatattttataaaataatgaaGAATCTCATGATCTAATCTATTTatctggaaaaaaaattaatacaatacaaaagaggaaaaagaaaaataataaataatagataaataaaaagaagaaattagtTTATCccatgaaataaataataaatataaacaatttTATCTAGTAGTTTCGTATGCTGAGTCAGGTATGATGTGGCACATACATCATGATACAAATTACTCTACGTAACTTTTTTATGGTTATTTAGTCAATTAGTCTAACTTcaattaaatcaatttattaCAAGTTTCCTGTATATTTGACTTCAATTCAAGAGACTTTAGTACTCCTTTCGGTtttaattacatatatatttttgccctttttatgtaaattagaaaaaaaaactaaaatatattaaaataataaaagtaaaaaataagttataaaNNNNNNNNNNNNNNNNNNNNNNNNNNNNNNNNNNNNNNNNNNNNNNNNNNNNNNNNNNNNNNNNNNNNNNNNNNNNNNNNNNNNNNNNNNNNNNNNNNNNNNNNNNNNNNNNNNNNNNNNNNNNNNNNNNNNNNNNNNNNNNNNNNNNNNNNNNNNNNNNNNNNNNNNNNNNNNNNNNNNNNNNNNNNNNNNNNNNNNNNNNNNNNNNNNNNNNNNNNNNNNNNNNNNNNNNNNNNNNNNNNNNNNNNNNNNNNNNNNNNNNNNNNNNNNNNNNNNNNNNNNNNNNNNNNNNNNNNNNNNNNATATAAAATTATagtaaatataagtataaattatatatttttatgtataaaatatttataaatatatgtgtaaattattattggttaaaTATTGATAAcagataataatatttattgatcgtataatattattcttaattctaatataaaaattaattaataaaaacaaaaaattattttttatataatgaaaaaaattataaaaagattatgtaaaataaataattgaaatatTATTTCTCAATAAGTTGGTCCACCTCAGATTTTTGAGAATCCCACCCACCACCTTACATAAATGTTTTCTTCTCTAAGATCCAAGCCACTAACAACACACACAGAGAGAgcaaagttcaaaaataaaaaacaagacCCAACTTCCATTGCTACTATCCCTACCTtccattataataataatatctcttCTTAGTTGCAAATAGTTTTGAAGCAGAACCACAGAAATGGGTGAAGTAAGAATTCTCCTTACACTCTACTTTCATtcattttgtttctttcttttctatttctttatttGCTACATGCATTTAAACTTTCTTTaataggagaagaagaaggaggaggaggaggaaaagaaagaagagagcaaaaaagaggaagaggagaagaagaaaaatgaagaaaagaaggaagaagagtcTCCAGCAGAAGAAATAGTACTTAAGGTTGATATGCATTGTGAAGCTTGTGCAAGGAAAGTTGCTAAAGCATTGAAAGGCTTTCAAGGTCActcattttcttcttattttgcaATTATAagcaaaaatatttgaattcagttatttctttattaattaatttactatATGGATGAACAAATTAAAGTGGAGCATTATTCTGCTGTGGTATTTTAATAGGTTTGTGTCAGCTTGctagtactttttttttttcacagttgtatgtttcttttttacctctttctttaatttacttgttAAGAGGGGATCTACTTTCCATTattgattttcaattttcacATGTTTTATTCATTCAAATAAAGACAATGTTCATCATTGCATTTAGATTCATGGTTAGCAAAGGAATGATCAAAGGATATCCATATCTAAAGATTAAGCTAAGGTGGTGGAAAAGatcaataatagtaaaaaagaaaaagaaaaaagaaaaagaaagtagtATCTTATATTATAAATGCTTtactaatttgaattttgaaaaaaaaacgtCACTCATCTTTTTCTAGaatttcaattaaattaaatcaaattagttaaatgtctgaaaataaaatagaaaaaaattaatttaaaaaaaatactgttTTTCAGTAGTTTTAGTCATTACTTTCAAGAATAATTGAAATTAACGATTAAAATTACTGGAACACCGATATTTGTAAAATACTtgaaataatttggataaaatGTTTGGAGAAAACAGGAGTGGAGGAGGTGAGTGCAGATAGCAAGGGGAGCAAAGTGGTGGTGAAAGGAAAGGAAGCAGACCCCATGAAAGTGGTTGAGAGGCTTCAAAAGAAAAGTGGTAAAAAAGTGGAGCTCATTTCACCTTTGCCTAaacctcaacaagaagaacagggaaaaaaggaagaaccacccaaaaaAGAAGAACCTCAGCCGCCACCTCAAGAGAACAAAGATCAGGTACTTCaattttttcattctctttgtCACCTACTAACCTTTCTCTATGATGCTAACATTGTTactaaaatatatgttaaataagACAGATATTagctaaattctaattattatataaataatcatattaggtgtatactaaaattaattattaaaagagtTTTACACGTCCATCTAGTTATATATCatcaagttaaaaaaataaccatTTTTAACAATCTAAATATAATTGAATGATGGTGTAATATGGTTTATCCTATTACTGCATCAAAATTTAactcttaaaattaactatCAGTATCGATAAGatatgaaatatatattaaaaatgagttaaactatgtatatataaaccaatttagtgattgatttttaATACTTATGAAGGTAATAAGTTGTTTGAAAGTTagaattaataagaataaaagtaaGAAGATCCAACAAATTAAATGGGATATATAGAGGTACATTACTAGAACATGACTTATTGTATGGATGCAAATAGAGAGCATGGGGCATGAGATAGTAATGAAATGACGATATAGTCCTTGAATTGTGTTTGAATGGAGGATGCTGGCATGAAAGTAACGAAACAGAGTCAGGAAAAATATGATGGCAATCCAATAAGGGCACATGTAACGAGGCCCAAATTATGGTGACAATTAAGAAGCCTTTGACCCtaccacacacacacacacaccctTCTTATGGGGTCACGGGCTCTTAGAGAGTTAGAGTTTTATTTACCGTCCCACAATTTTCACACAATTTGATATAAGTGTATAGGTAATGTAACTAATGTTAAATActaaatgtatatataaaaagtaTGAGCATGTGATGTGGGGAAGGTGAAGCTCTGAATCATGTTGATACATTGGATATGAAATCAGCATGGTCCCTCCTCCCTCTTTGGTGTACAATCCTGGCCCCATTTCTTCTTTGAATGTGTTGTCACCAATAGTAACACCACTCACTTTCTCCTCCTTATTATACGCTAATCTCCAACATTCCTTTTGGTTATGCtacattttattttgattatttcagCCCCCTCCAGTGGTAACAATAGTCCTCAAAGTGCGTATGCATTGTGAAGCATGTGCTCAAGGTATACAAAAGCGTATCCGTAAGATTCAAGGtaacaatattattaattcaCTACTTTAATTATGTCTTTctatatactttttatttttattaataatcatAATCTATGGCACTAATTAATGTCGTCTCTTTAGATGTTTTACCGCACAATCTTTTGACTGATTTGATCATTATTCATCACTTTTATGGGATCTCGAGGAACATACCAACCCTAGAGGCCTAGATTCATGTATAGTAACTAGTAGATTTCTTATCAATCATCTTTCTATGATCATTCAAAGACCACTTTCTAGAAATTCATAAAACCGTCTATCAAAAAGGGTCTTTTACATTCacaataatagtaaaaaattatggaaacaTTTCTAGTGTATCGGGAGTACCGATGCACCAATTGTTTTAaccattaattttaattaatatatatacatattattttattatatctgaTTCAATCTCAATtgaatctttaaaattttaaacctttaactttattaatttaataaccgGTTTGATTTTCAGACGGTTTTATTTGagttgtttcttattttttatataataataagaatttaattttaatatagtaCCAATGTAAAATCGTTTTATCCATATATCCAATAATATAACGtcacattaacaaaaataatgactTTTTACGCTGACTGCGTGAATGGTCATCAAAAGAGAACGGTTGTGAATTTGTGATTGTATAACTGGACAAAacgtatcaaaattaaactcataacAATAGAATTTTGATGCATTACAGTATAAAACTAAAACCGTATTATACGTGCATTCAATCACATAATGCcgtattaacaaaaataactactttttaCATCGACTGAGTAAATAGTCATAAAAAAAACGGTTGTATAGAGAAAGTGAAGTAATTGAGAATTGTATTTTGTAAGTGCAGGAGTTGAGTCGGTGGAAACAGAATTAGGAAAAGATCAAGTGATAGTAAAGGGTGTGATTGAAGCTGCAAAGCTTGTTGATGAAGTGTACAAGAGGACCAAGAAGCATGCTTCTGTTGTGAAGACTGAAGACgaggaaaagaaggaagaagagaagaaagaggaggagaagaaaaaagaagagaaagaagaacaagagaaaaaagaaggtgaaggagaagaaaagaaagaagaagaagatgatgatgatcataATAAGTTTGACATCAAGAGGAGTGAATATTGGCCATCAAGATCCTTTGTTGACTATGCATATGCTCCTCAAATTTTCAGTGATGAGAACCCAAATGCATGTTCTGTAATGTAGACAAAGTTTGGTTTTTCTTTCTCTACTATTTGTATGTATGTAATTTTAGGCATCATGTTTTTAGAGCTATGGTCATCAATAACATTATATAATGTAATGTCAGTTGTTGAAAATTATGGACCTTTAGCTAAATGTATGTGTTTAACAATTAACATGTATCACTGAATTTTGGCCTATGATTTCTGCActtaaaattttactttatttttttagtggTTAAGTTTACTTTGAGAATCTCACTTCACCTGCATCTTCCAACTTTAGAATTTGTTCTGGCATTTAGCAGTAGCCATTTTAAGTATTCATAGGCTGCAAATACTTCTGTATGAAGCAAATGAAGTTCTGATCATATTTAATAGAGAACTCATATAATCACTCCTATTTTGGTAATGtcacttattttttatatataaatttatctaaatatgcaatctaaaaaattatgtataaagTATGTGTAGAGtgacattataaaaaataagagtgATAATATTATTTCTTATTTAATTACCAATCGTGTTGTTTAATTATGTTAGTTGGAagttttgatattttcttttatcttttttttttcactttgttTTGTTTGAGAAATCAGCAATGGAAAaataaaggtttaattactttgttggTCCTTATAAtttcgcaaaatttttaattaggttcttatactttttttcttttaattgggtccttacaccaatttttttttttttaattgagtctctacattttttttccttttatttgagttcttgcatcaatttttttttagttgggtccctaTGTAATTAAGCCAATTATTACCAAGaggaacttaattgaaaaaaaaattggtgtaggaacctaattaaaaaaaaatataaggacctaattgaaaattttacgaAATTATAGAGACCAATAaagtaattaaacaaaaaaaattgtttttagtGCTCAACAACattgtttttaagattttagagataaaacacaattaaaaaaaattaaaaaatgtctcttggtcctaagtttaaaaatgtatataaaaaaatattaaatttataacatAGAACATAATGTCTTATACTTGTCTTCAAATCTAAACACATTTTTgtgtctctttttatttgaatttgtatCTGTATGTGAGTCGtatatccaaaataaaatttagactAATAATGTAGTGGAGCACGTTTAAGGGTGTGGCATGTGCAATAATTTGGACCACAAGGGCATTGAGGAACAATATTTGATAATGGAAAATGAAAGTTGCTTGGCATATATAGTGGGGACAAACACATGCTTACAtacagaagaagaaaacaaagggtGGAGGAGGTTTGATTATTAGGGTTTATAAACAGAGAGATAGATATTGGAGTAGTGGTACCATATACCAAAAGATGAATATTGAATAGTGCTAAAGGCAAATTTAGGCCTTGTGTACATCTCATTGTACTTTGTGTCTAACCAACTTGAATCATTAAAGAGCCACTCACTACTTCAGATCCCTGATTCCAGATCTTCATTCAAAAATTTCTAGCTAGTGCTTCAGATTTTTCTACTTTCTAATGATGCCATGGATTTGGATTTTGGAGTATCATTATTAAATGATTTGACTAGatagtaaaaaattttggagggaaaaaaaacaaaaaaaaaaaactagtgaCTAGCTTATATTTCATTGCATGATAATTTGTTGATAAGACACCATATGAGAAAACTATGCCTTTCTTTGCAAAAAAACATTTATGAATGTAAGTTGTGTATTGTGGACAATTCAAGTTAATTCATTATGAATGACTAATCTTGATGACAATGCATTGAAAGTGAAACTACAtgaaatgaatgcttgaattaGCTTTGCTGTCAGCTCCACTTCTATCAACAATTTATGGAGATTCATAGATCATGGTTGTTTTGACCTACCTATAATTATAAGGTAAGAGATGTTCACTATGATAAATGATGAATTTTTAAAAGGGGTAAATTTATGGgggtttttttcattttataactTCTATTCCAATGGAAGGGGAAACAGattcattattaataaattttatcacctttttttCAATTGAACTTAATATTTCAATATGCAGGTGAAGACTAGtagagttttttttctttttttttttcattcacaaAATTCAACATCATTTGAGTTAGattctgattttttttcttacatattgGTATAATCTTGGTGTAATACTTAATCATTGGATTTTATGGTGTTTTTCGAAATTGTGGGAACAGTACAATACGCCCTCCTTGTAAAATATACAATACAAGGGGGGCGTATTGTACTGTTCCCACAATTTCGAAAAACACCATAAAATCCAATGATTAAGTATTACACccaaattttttcaatatataaaaaaataaccttAGATTCTAGGATATAAATAAAACTTGTCACTCCtttattaacattttttattgttgtagacaatatatttttctagaatatgaaaattatttttttaaattaatttcttcttttttagtGATTCTACTTTTCACTAAAATAATTTCCCAAACATATAAATCAAGCCTATAACATTTCACAAAATCCAACTACTTATCAGATTGACATCTTATTACCACCAACTATATGCCACCTTCTACCACCAACTCTCAAGGATGCATCAGGAACATGACTACTTATAAGTTACAACTCTTAACATGTGCTTAAGCTTGAAATCTTAACCCAACAATTGAGAAACAATAAATCttagaaaattatatatcacAAAACTAAGTGGTGTGGTGATTATGAGTGCAAAATGACTGATCAAACAGTTTGTCATTTGCATTATGTGTAAGATAATCATGACTTTAATGCAATGATCCTCATGGAGCTCACAATTTCTCTCCCTTATAACTGTACTACAGGAAGCTATATTAACTCATAAAAAGGCTTCAAAAGGCTACACCACAAAGCTTTTCATTTTATGTCTACCTCTGCAAAGACTTGTACAGCACTACAGTGACATATTTGGCGAGAAACCGATGAGTTGTACCGAGCGCAACTACTGAAGGGCTGCCCTTTCCTTTCTGCATGTACAGATGATTGAGCACTACATGCTGAGGTCTTGATATAGGAGGTTGGATTTCCATATTTGTTGAAGGAACATTAAGAAGTGTCATTTGCAAGAATGGAGGAACCAATGGCGGTTCCTTCGCGTAATCTTCGGAACTAAGTTGTAAGTTGTTATAACTAGAGTCTGGTGATTTAGGAGGTTCAAAACCAGAAATGCTTCCAATGTCTTCAGGAACATAATCCTGCATATAATCAATAATATTGTTAGTCTCAGTTTAGATTTCAATCCCTTCTAGCAGTAGAACATACATAATGCCAACATTACTCTGTCATACAAGAACCACAACTCAAtcaattttagtatgttatcaTCATTCTATCTTCCCTATCACCATGTATGTTTTAGTAGGGTGCCATGAGAAAAGTTTCTGAATGTGAGGTATCACAATAATCAATTTCGCATGCGATAAGAATGATTATCCCAAAATGACAGAAACTATCAAGACAAAATTGAGTAACATGGACCACACATTGTATAACTAGCAATATCATATCTTATCCTAGATAAATAATACAGCTTCCATAGCAACATAAAGTTTTTAGCATTTAAGTTTCTTTTATTTCCATACAGCCAGACCCGGGAAAGTGTAGTCCAGTAGGCAGCGTGATAGCATATGAGCCTACAAATTACAAATATCAGAACTTCAATTTGTAATGACTTCTGTTCCAATGAATCTAGTTCTAGTTGTCTATCAATGATGTTTATAAAAAGGACTAAACGCTTTCGGCCCTCAATGCAAGCTCAGACACACAAACAGTACAAGTTAAAAGAATCACATCTATTATCATGAACAAAGCACCATCAAGCAGTACCAGCATACAAAAGAAACAGTAGAAAGCAGTTTATGGTCTCACTGCTTGCCAGTACTTTCCCTCAAGTGGAAAGAGACATTGCTGAAATGAGTTATCTATCATGTGCATTCAGAACAAAGTTCTTGCAAAAACATAATTGAAACAAAAAGCAAGAAGGgaatgaaaaaaagaataaaaataaaataaatggcaTCCAGAGGAGATAATTGCATGCAAGGGGTAAATTAGACCGAAATAGTGTTTCACCTTAAAGGaagaaataaaaagtaaaacaaacaaaatatgaGGTACTCTCCAATTCACTCATACAGGGCTCATATAGTGAACAAGACTGGACTAGAGATAAAGTAATCACCAGTATACGTTAGTTACTCAGAGCATCATCACTTTCTTTTTTAAACTTGAAAGAAACAACTATCAATTATTAAGCATATAACCACAATTACATAATTTGGATCACATACAAAATATGTAAAGAGATAGCACCTGTAAGTCTAAAACATTGTAAGTAATCCCAGCATCATCTTGAGCCCAAGGCAAGTCAGGTGCATACCTCCACTGTCCATCCACAATAAATCTGAATTGATAAACACCGGAAGGTAGTACCTTCATAATTGTGAAGTCCTTTCCCGATCTCTGCAAAGGCATTCTGATGAACAAGGAATATCAGAATATGAATCACATAATAGCATCCTTTGAAGACAAATAAACAAGAAACCATATTTTCTCAAACCTTGTTTTCCAATTATCCCATGATCCCTCCACAGCTACTTCTTTGCCATCATAAATCCAAGTAATCATTGTTGGAATACCAAGTTCACTGTCCACATCTTCATACCCTGAAGTAGTTTGCATCCAGGAAGGACTTGGAACTTGCATCTCATCAGGTCTTTGAAGTGGAACCACCGGGACCTAAACACAAGAAAAGGGGGTGATTGACAAGTGACAACTAACAAAAAGAGATTCCACAAAAGCGGTGAATAAAACAGGCCACAGCCAAAGGTATATAACCAAAAGAACAAATTCAGAACCAAACTCTAAAAGAGAACAAATAGCACATCCAATATGATTGACAACAAGGTTTCGGTGAGGCTCAAATGTCTCATTCAGTACTTTCCATAATCAACACGGAGATAGAAAGGAGTTAGTAGGATATGGTTTGAAATGGACAAGAACCTATAAAGATTCGAATATAGTTCCTTTCAATAATCCCAATACCACAAGCAACTTGGTTCCTTCACAATTAATTACAGCTATACCAAACCACGTTCTCATACACACTGATTGATGAAAGCCAAAGTCGTTAGTCTTAGTCATACTCATAGGTCAGCATGTTGTGAACTAGCTATGATTCAGCGAGGCAATTACCCAAACCCACAACTTCAAAGCATACAACTCTAAAGTagcatatgaataaaaaaagaagcagcagaagaagaaagagcTGGAGatgtttgattgaaaacatCCTCATCTACCTTGTGGCTTTGCATCAAACACCTAGTGTGCATCAATGGTGGTTAAATTTTTGCCCCCAAAAATATCCCcagaaattttcttttaaagaaATTATATTGTAGGGTGATATCACCATTCACCTTCCAAAATGCAATCTGACCTCATAGTTGCTTTTGATTATTTGATTTAGACATACTCCACTCAACAAAAAAGGGagcaaacaaaaagaagaaccaCCACCCCAAAAAAAGAacctcttttttattattatttataatctGCAGTAAAATAGAACACACCCCTCCCCCAAtccaacccaaaaaaaaaaagtactcCATAAAGCCATTAATggtaaaaagaagaaagagtggGAAATTGAAGAACTCACTTGAGGAGTGAACATCAATGGAGAATGAGTGGCTCTAGGGCTAGCAGGTGGGGAGTGACCCATTAAATCAGAAGAGGGAAGGTTGGCAGCTCCATCACTCACAACACTCTCAGCACcttcttgctcttcttcttctgcaccTGTGTGAGTTCCAttcatctcttctctctcattcaCATTTCccattgagagagagagagagagagagagagaaatattCAAATGTGATGCTGATTCCCACAAGCAGCAAACACAGGATTCAGCAGAAAACAGAAGATGCTTCCATTTGGGAGAAGGAAAATGGGGTGAAGCtgtaagaaaaaatagaaaatgagtaacaaTAAAAAGGGCAATACTATGTgtccaaaaacaaaatatatattcacCACAATTCAGTAAACCACCCAAtcaactttttattttcatacttatatatttaatttttatatcattaGTTTTTGTGCtaaaaaaacaattaataaagattttttaaaatttataaatatcatctataaatatttctttaaatttaattttgttaatatttaaatttttgtatttgaataatcatacacaaaaataaataaattataaaaatataaagctatccctattcatatttttaagtttgtttatataattcttttttataaatatcatttttattctataattatttgcttaaaatacacaatttttttttttataatttaaaaatttgtaatcaATTTTCAACTATCTAACAACTCCTTTAAATCATGACCTGCCCATGGCCTTGTGTATTAGAGgctactttaaaaaaaaaaaagtaaaaacttaaatacaatcaacttcacgtgaagttgatatttgagagctgttaaataatttgactgatttgactaaatttttatctaacggctctcaaatatcaacttcacgtgaaatttactgcacctgaattttcacaaaaataaaaaaaaacacttcaATCAGTTatttaaatagttaaaaatcgattaaaaattttggaattgTAAAAggatattttatctttttaaacaaATAGTCAAAGATCAGAAGAGTttttttttagtctttttaaCTAGTGATTGTATGATttaaggaaaataaataaaaataataataagagagtAAGTGAATGAGAAGAAAAGCAAAGAGTGTGAGTGGGATTATAATAATTTTGTCCGATGAGttaggaagaagaaaagggaggAAGGGAGAGGAATGGGGTTGTGAGTGAAATGGTATGAAGACTTGTGACTCTGTTGGGGATGCTGGTTACATCATCATATTATTGATTATTAACAACTTCTCATAATTGAGTGCATCTAATTAACTCAATCCTAAAACCCTATAGtttgtaaaataataataataataataataataataagaaaaaatttctGAAACTTTTGAACATGCTGTCTACGTGATTATGGATGTGCCTTGTTTTCAGgtttgtgtttttgtttgttGTTTCTTCTTCCAATTAAAGAATGGAGGAGGCAGTACGTTACTTATGAGGGGGAGGTGTTTACCATCTTCCCTCCCATCATTTTCCCATTTGATTATGACGATTTTATGATTGCTTACTAAACATGTTTGTTACTTGTTAGGTACAATTATTTTGTGattgtttaaataattaagaaatttttgtttgtttagtgTTTTTGGTTAATCTAATTTGACCTCACAGATTGAGATTCTCTTGTATTTTAGAAATTGTTAGTTAGTTTCAAAGGACTAATTAATTAGTTCATCATTTGATTTGATGTGACGACTAAGAAATCACCACTCTAGTATTGTACCATGTCTTTTCTTCGGACGGTCCTAAGTATGAGTTTCAGTGATAGTATTATTTATaagatattataataatatagtatcaatattttataaattttgatactatattataaatttatttattataaaaaaatttaattaatagaaaaatatgaataagtatatatcaaataattcttaaataatttacttcttattaattttttttatattagcaTATATAGCACAAGTAGTATCTCAGAATTAATGTGAGTTTCTTGATTTtacaagattttattttaactattagagttaattatgttatttttagaGTCTTT from Arachis duranensis cultivar V14167 chromosome 4, aradu.V14167.gnm2.J7QH, whole genome shotgun sequence encodes:
- the LOC107482902 gene encoding SNF1-related protein kinase regulatory subunit beta-2 isoform X3 gives rise to the protein MCYLFSFRVPVVPLQRPDEMQVPSPSWMQTTSGYEDVDSELGIPTMITWIYDGKEVAVEGSWDNWKTRMPLQRSGKDFTIMKVLPSGVYQFRFIVDGQWRYAPDLPWAQDDAGITYNVLDLQDYVPEDIGSISGFEPPKSPDSSYNNLQLSSEDYAKEPPLVPPFLQMTLLNVPSTNMEIQPPISRPQHVVLNHLYMQKGKGSPSVVALGTTHRFLAKYVTVVLYKSLQR
- the LOC107482902 gene encoding SNF1-related protein kinase regulatory subunit beta-2 isoform X1; translation: MGNVNEREEMNGTHTGAEEEEQEGAESVVSDGAANLPSSDLMGHSPPASPRATHSPLMFTPQVPVVPLQRPDEMQVPSPSWMQTTSGYEDVDSELGIPTMITWIYDGKEVAVEGSWDNWKTRMPLQRSGKDFTIMKVLPSGVYQFRFIVDGQWRYAPDLPWAQDDAGITYNVLDLQDYVPEDIGSISGFEPPKSPDSSYNNLQLSSEDYAKEPPLVPPFLQMTLLNVPSTNMEIQPPISRPQHVVLNHLYMQKGKGSPSVVALGTTHRFLAKYVTVVLYKSLQR
- the LOC107482901 gene encoding heavy metal-associated isoprenylated plant protein 7, which codes for MGEEKKKEEEEEKKEESKKEEEEKKKNEEKKEEESPAEEIVLKVDMHCEACARKVAKALKGFQGVEEVSADSKGSKVVVKGKEADPMKVVERLQKKSGKKVELISPLPKPQQEEQGKKEEPPKKEEPQPPPQENKDQPPPVVTIVLKVRMHCEACAQGIQKRIRKIQGVESVETELGKDQVIVKGVIEAAKLVDEVYKRTKKHASVVKTEDEEKKEEEKKEEEKKKEEKEEQEKKEGEGEEKKEEEDDDDHNKFDIKRSEYWPSRSFVDYAYAPQIFSDENPNACSVM
- the LOC107482902 gene encoding SNF1-related protein kinase regulatory subunit beta-2 isoform X2, which gives rise to MHTRCLMQSHKVPVVPLQRPDEMQVPSPSWMQTTSGYEDVDSELGIPTMITWIYDGKEVAVEGSWDNWKTRMPLQRSGKDFTIMKVLPSGVYQFRFIVDGQWRYAPDLPWAQDDAGITYNVLDLQDYVPEDIGSISGFEPPKSPDSSYNNLQLSSEDYAKEPPLVPPFLQMTLLNVPSTNMEIQPPISRPQHVVLNHLYMQKGKGSPSVVALGTTHRFLAKYVTVVLYKSLQR